From a single Mus caroli chromosome X, CAROLI_EIJ_v1.1, whole genome shotgun sequence genomic region:
- the Cysltr1 gene encoding cysteinyl leukotriene receptor 1 isoform X1 encodes MYLQGTKQTFLENMNGTENLTTSLINNTCHDTIDEFRNQVYSTMYSVISVVGFFGNSFVLYVLIKTYHEKSAFQVYMINLAIADLLCVCTLPLRVVYYVHKGKWLFGDFLCRLTTYALYVNLYCSIFFMTAMSFFRCVAIVFPVQNINLVTQKKARFVCIGIWIFVILTSSPFLMYKSYQDEKNNTKCFEPPQDNQAKKYVLVLHYVSLFFGFIIPFVTIIVCYTMIILTLLKNTMKKNMPSRRKAIGMIIVVTAAFLVSFMPYHIQRTIHLHLLHSETRPCDSVLRMQKSVVITLSLAASNCCFDPLLYFFSGGNFRRRLSTFRKHSLSSMTYIPKKKASLPEKEEEICNE; translated from the exons ATGTACCTCCAAG GCACCAAGCAGACATTCCTGGAGAACATGAATGGAACTGAAAATCTGACAACATCTCTCATTAATAACACGTGTCATGACACAATTGATGAATTCCGAAATCAAGTGTACTCCACTATGTACTCTGTGATCTCTGTTGTGGGTTTCTTTGGCAATAGCTTTGTGCTCTATGTCCTCATAAAAACATACCATGAGAAATCTGCCTTCCAAGTATACATGATTAATCTAGCCATAGCAGATCTACTCTGTGTATGTACATTGCCTCTCCGTGTAGTCTATTATGTTCACAAAGGCAAGTGGCTCTTTGGTGACTTTTTGTGCCGCCTCACCACCTATGCCTTGTACGTTAACCTCTATTGTAGCATCTTCTTTATGACAGCCATGAGCTTTTTCCGGTGTGTTGCAATTGTCTTTCCAGTCCAGAACATTAATTTGGTTACACAGAAAAAAGCCAGGTTCGTTTGCATTGGAATTTGGATTTTTGTGATTTTGACAAGTTCTCCCTTTTTAATGTACAAATCTTACCAAGATGAGAAAAACAATACTAAATGctttgagcctccacaggacaatCAAGCTAAAAAATACGTTTTGGTCTTGCATTATGTGTCATTATTCTTTGGTTTCATCATCCCTTTTGTCACCATAATTGTCTGTTACACAATGATCATTCTGACCTTACTAAAAaatacaatgaagaaaaacatgCCAAGTCGTAGGAAGGCTATAGGGATGATCATAGTTGTGACAGCTGCCTTTTTAGTCAGCTTCATGCCATATCATATTCAACGAACTATCCACCTTCACCTTTTACACAGTGAAACTAGACCCTGTGATTCTGTCCTTAGGATGCAGAAGTCAGTGGTCATAACCTTATCTTTAGCTGCATCAAATTGTTGCTTTGATCCTCTGCTATATTTCTTTTCAGGTGGAAACTTTAGGAGAAGGCTGTCTACATTTAGAAAGCATTCTTTGTCCAGTATGACTTATATACCCAAGAAGAAAGCTTCCTTgccagaaaaagaagaagaaatatgtaaCGAATAA
- the Cysltr1 gene encoding cysteinyl leukotriene receptor 1 isoform X2 has protein sequence MNGTENLTTSLINNTCHDTIDEFRNQVYSTMYSVISVVGFFGNSFVLYVLIKTYHEKSAFQVYMINLAIADLLCVCTLPLRVVYYVHKGKWLFGDFLCRLTTYALYVNLYCSIFFMTAMSFFRCVAIVFPVQNINLVTQKKARFVCIGIWIFVILTSSPFLMYKSYQDEKNNTKCFEPPQDNQAKKYVLVLHYVSLFFGFIIPFVTIIVCYTMIILTLLKNTMKKNMPSRRKAIGMIIVVTAAFLVSFMPYHIQRTIHLHLLHSETRPCDSVLRMQKSVVITLSLAASNCCFDPLLYFFSGGNFRRRLSTFRKHSLSSMTYIPKKKASLPEKEEEICNE, from the coding sequence ATGAATGGAACTGAAAATCTGACAACATCTCTCATTAATAACACGTGTCATGACACAATTGATGAATTCCGAAATCAAGTGTACTCCACTATGTACTCTGTGATCTCTGTTGTGGGTTTCTTTGGCAATAGCTTTGTGCTCTATGTCCTCATAAAAACATACCATGAGAAATCTGCCTTCCAAGTATACATGATTAATCTAGCCATAGCAGATCTACTCTGTGTATGTACATTGCCTCTCCGTGTAGTCTATTATGTTCACAAAGGCAAGTGGCTCTTTGGTGACTTTTTGTGCCGCCTCACCACCTATGCCTTGTACGTTAACCTCTATTGTAGCATCTTCTTTATGACAGCCATGAGCTTTTTCCGGTGTGTTGCAATTGTCTTTCCAGTCCAGAACATTAATTTGGTTACACAGAAAAAAGCCAGGTTCGTTTGCATTGGAATTTGGATTTTTGTGATTTTGACAAGTTCTCCCTTTTTAATGTACAAATCTTACCAAGATGAGAAAAACAATACTAAATGctttgagcctccacaggacaatCAAGCTAAAAAATACGTTTTGGTCTTGCATTATGTGTCATTATTCTTTGGTTTCATCATCCCTTTTGTCACCATAATTGTCTGTTACACAATGATCATTCTGACCTTACTAAAAaatacaatgaagaaaaacatgCCAAGTCGTAGGAAGGCTATAGGGATGATCATAGTTGTGACAGCTGCCTTTTTAGTCAGCTTCATGCCATATCATATTCAACGAACTATCCACCTTCACCTTTTACACAGTGAAACTAGACCCTGTGATTCTGTCCTTAGGATGCAGAAGTCAGTGGTCATAACCTTATCTTTAGCTGCATCAAATTGTTGCTTTGATCCTCTGCTATATTTCTTTTCAGGTGGAAACTTTAGGAGAAGGCTGTCTACATTTAGAAAGCATTCTTTGTCCAGTATGACTTATATACCCAAGAAGAAAGCTTCCTTgccagaaaaagaagaagaaatatgtaaCGAATAA